A stretch of the Verrucomicrobiota bacterium genome encodes the following:
- a CDS encoding co-chaperone GroES, protein MALNLKPLGDRVLVEPVEEKEVKKGGIIIPDSAKEKPTEGLVRALGTGKTDDNGKKIPFEVKVGDRVLVSKYGGTEVKLDGKEYKLLNSDDILAIVD, encoded by the coding sequence ATGGCACTGAACCTGAAACCGCTCGGCGACCGTGTTCTGGTCGAACCCGTCGAGGAGAAGGAAGTGAAAAAGGGCGGTATCATTATTCCTGATTCCGCCAAGGAAAAACCCACCGAGGGCTTGGTCCGCGCCTTGGGCACGGGCAAGACCGATGATAACGGGAAGAAAATTCCGTTTGAAGTCAAGGTTGGCGACCGAGTGCTGGTGAGCAAGTATGGTGGAACGGAAGTGAAGCTCGACGGCAAGGAGTACAAGCTCCTGAATTCGGACGACATCCTGGCGATTGTGGACTAA